One genomic window of Ottowia oryzae includes the following:
- a CDS encoding toprim domain-containing protein — MSAWTPPSMPLADSQRHGAGCELFLVEGESAAGAVAAVRDAPTQAVLPLQGKPLNAWRAGAARVAAYPLYRRLAAALCGADATDGAHLPLASLRFERLMLLFDPDADGIHIGALMLLYLQRFAPALLAQKRVWMVRAPMGGVRVVTRATGEVEDVWAYTPEQARTLRARALAEPQRWQLQRDWAFRGLASLPPEVLRDTCVAPASRRAAPVTAAQVEQVVEVFGGAR, encoded by the coding sequence ATGAGCGCGTGGACGCCGCCCTCTATGCCCCTGGCCGACAGCCAGCGCCACGGCGCGGGCTGCGAGCTGTTTCTGGTCGAAGGCGAATCCGCTGCGGGCGCCGTGGCCGCCGTGCGCGATGCGCCAACCCAGGCCGTCCTGCCGCTGCAAGGCAAGCCGCTGAACGCCTGGCGCGCTGGCGCTGCGCGTGTGGCCGCATACCCGCTGTACCGGCGGTTGGCAGCAGCGCTGTGCGGAGCCGACGCCACCGACGGCGCCCACCTTCCGTTGGCCAGCCTGCGCTTCGAACGGCTGATGCTGCTGTTCGACCCGGACGCGGACGGTATTCACATCGGGGCCTTGATGCTCCTTTATTTGCAGCGCTTTGCGCCCGCCCTGCTTGCGCAAAAGCGCGTCTGGATGGTCAGAGCTCCGATGGGCGGCGTGCGCGTCGTCACCCGCGCAACGGGCGAGGTGGAGGACGTCTGGGCCTACACGCCCGAGCAGGCGCGCACGCTGCGCGCCCGCGCGCTGGCTGAGCCGCAGCGCTGGCAGTTGCAGCGCGACTGGGCGTTTCGCGGCCTGGCGAGCCTGCCGCCCGAGGTGCTACGCGACACCTGCGTGGCGCCCGCCTCGCGGCGTGCTGCGCCGGTCACGGCAGCGCAAGTCGAGCAGGTGGTGGAGGTGTTTGGCGGGGCGCGTTGA